In Cydia splendana chromosome 3, ilCydSple1.2, whole genome shotgun sequence, one DNA window encodes the following:
- the LOC134806642 gene encoding uncharacterized protein LOC134806642 has protein sequence MSYPIKYLSLQKAELEYEVILRGGSTGSVQDLRSQIVKLAIPPEDILESHLEPAVDLDAVKDSLTKSQTMLASLKSKFDKTLFLRTENLLHHIYHRLRRISNVSATLVDQHKNYCTTFNNQYKEITTLRPASTSNANAVSVLEPEATAVLHCDRNLTSDLAKLKYSGKACVFSFIQRVEEFVEVRNISKDRVLRFAYEIFTDDALHWFRCNKESFQSWDDVVVLLKKDFSLKNYDYRLTNEIKYRTQGEQENISIYLSIMHGMFSRLVKPLSEEEKLEIILHNIRPCYASTLAASPEIKDLKTLKTLCTNYEDIQSRLSLFHEPPRVTSETLAPEFAYTKYHKNNIYYTNKNYQNTNSNEKQKNYYNQNKYPNYSSSYNYNKSKTTEEKPTTTNAVQATANSTKNVNTASNSRKYCPRCRTDTHSLKECKQPHFPICFKCGNKGVRYPDCKSCNPKDAKN, from the coding sequence ATGTCGTacccaattaaatatttgtcactACAAAAAGCTGAGCTTGAATATGAGGTGATCCTTAGAGGTGGTTCAACTGGTTCGGTGCAGGACCTCCGAAGCCAGATAGTAAAATTGGCCATACCTCCTGAGGACATTTTGGAATCACATTTAGAGCCTGCGGTTGACCTTGATGCTGTTAAAGACAGTCTAACAAAATCCCAAACGATGCTAGCATCCCTCAAATCTAAATTTGATAAGACCCTGTTCTTGCGTACCGAAAATCTACTACACCACATATATCACAGATTAAGGCGTATCTCAAACGTTAGTGCCACGTTAGTTGACCAGCACAAAAATTATTGCACTACCTTTAACAACCAATACAAAGAAATTACGACGTTGAGGCCGGCATCAACCTCAAATGCAAATGCAGTCTCAGTTTTGGAACCTGAAGCTACGGCGGTACTCCACTGTGATCGTAACCTGACTTCTGACTTGGCAAAACTAAAGTACTCTGGAAAAGCCTGCGTTTTTTCTTTCATTCAAAGAGTTGAAGAATTCGTAGAGGTTAGGAATATATCAAAGGATCGTGTATTGAGGTTTGCCTACGAGATTTTCACTGATGACGCATTACATTGGTTCCGTTGCAATAAAGAAAGTTTTCAAAGCTGGGACGATGTCGTCGTCCTATTAAAAAAAGACTTTAGTCTAAAGAATTACGACTATCGCCtgactaatgaaataaaatatcgtACGCAAGGGGAACAAGAAAACATTTCTATTTACTTGTCTATTATGCATGGCATGTTTTCGCGATTGGTTAAACCGTTGTCTGAGGAAGAAAAACTCGAAATTATCTTACATAACATCCGGCCATGTTATGCCAGCACCCTAGCCGCTTCACCTGAGATCAAGGACCTAAAGACATTAAAAACCCTTTGCACAAACTATGAGGACATTCAGTCACGCTTATCCTTGTTTCATGAACCGCCTAGGGTGACTTCTGAGACTCTAGCCCCAGAATTTGCCTACactaaatatcataaaaataatatctactacacaaataaaaactaccaaaatacaaattcaaatgaaaaacAGAAAAACTACTATAATCAAAACAAATATCCTAACTACTCGAGCTCTTACAACTACAACAAATCTAAAACTACAGAGGAAAAGCCTACTACTACTAATGCTGTACAAGCGACAGCAAACAGTACAAAAAATGTCAACACTGCTAGTAACTCGCGTAAGTACTGTCCTAGGTGTCGCACTGATACACACTCTTTGAAAGAATGCAAACAGCCACACTTCCCTATCTGTTTTAAATGTGGTAATAAAGGTGTACGCTATCCTGATTGTAAATCCTGTAATCCTAAAGATGCAAAAAACTAA